A single region of the Gilliamella apis genome encodes:
- the opp1B gene encoding nickel/cobalt ABC transporter permease: MLNYIIKRLTMMIPILFGISFIAFFLINLAPSDPAEVALRLNEIMPTPDAIESMRQELGLNKPFLERYFIWLYDVLHLDFGRSFIHRDRLVWDEMIRSLIPTLILAMSAFAFTLIISLILGVLCAIFANSAFDHIVRIIIFLGTAMPSYWLGLLFIWLFANYLDLLPTNGYGTWQNLILPTLTLSFVYISTYIRFIRNNMLENMHNYSVFYARSRGLKETTIIVKHVLVNSLHTTITALGMTIPQLIAGSFVVEYIFSWPGLGRLCIAAIMNRDYPVIQAYILIMAILFVVCNFIVDIIHQWLDPRLRDNGGTV; encoded by the coding sequence ATGTTAAATTATATTATTAAACGTTTAACCATGATGATACCGATATTATTCGGTATCTCTTTTATCGCTTTTTTTCTTATTAATTTAGCCCCCTCCGATCCTGCTGAAGTTGCATTACGCTTAAACGAAATCATGCCAACACCAGATGCTATTGAAAGTATGCGTCAAGAATTGGGATTGAATAAACCTTTTTTAGAACGCTATTTTATTTGGCTATATGATGTTTTACATCTTGATTTTGGTCGTTCATTTATTCATCGAGATAGACTAGTTTGGGATGAGATGATCCGCAGTTTAATTCCGACATTAATTTTAGCAATGTCGGCATTTGCATTTACACTTATCATCAGTTTAATTTTAGGTGTTTTATGTGCCATCTTTGCCAATTCAGCATTCGATCATATTGTTCGTATTATTATCTTTCTAGGTACTGCAATGCCTAGTTATTGGTTAGGTTTGCTATTTATTTGGCTGTTTGCCAATTATTTAGATTTACTGCCAACCAACGGTTACGGAACATGGCAAAATCTCATTTTACCTACCTTAACCTTATCGTTTGTCTATATCTCAACTTATATTCGTTTTATCCGTAATAACATGTTGGAAAATATGCATAATTATTCGGTATTTTATGCTCGTAGCCGTGGTTTAAAAGAAACAACGATAATTGTTAAACATGTGTTAGTTAATTCTCTACATACTACTATCACGGCTTTAGGTATGACTATTCCGCAATTAATAGCTGGATCTTTTGTCGTCGAATATATCTTTTCGTGGCCAGGACTTGGTCGTTTATGTATCGCGGCTATCATGAACCGTGATTATCCGGTCATTCAAGCTTATATTCTTATCATGGCTATTCTATTTGTAGTTTGTAATTTTATTGTTGATATCATTCATCAATGGTTAGATCCACGATTACGAGATAATGGTGGTACCGTATGA
- the opp1C gene encoding nickel/cobalt ABC transporter permease, with the protein MNITKQLINNKTVLICLIIITTIVILGILAPYIAPYDPNKVRIVRKYAAMSSQHWLGCDHLGRDILSRLLYGIRSTLFLSLLTMIITIVVGSLIGLISGYQRGKLDECIMRLCDIMLSFPSQVMILAIVGVLGVGIENVIIANIVVKWAWYSRMIRSSVIKYSRKNYILFSRAIGAPHSFIICRHLLPNVMSELVVLATLDTGWVILNISALSFIGLGVQAPTAEWGLMLSEAKNVMTQHPMQMVYPGIAILIVVAAFNMLGDCLRDILDPKDKKHE; encoded by the coding sequence ATGAATATAACTAAACAACTGATTAACAATAAAACAGTTTTAATCTGTTTAATCATCATCACCACAATCGTTATATTAGGTATTTTAGCACCTTATATCGCACCGTATGATCCCAATAAAGTTCGTATAGTGCGTAAATATGCCGCCATGTCTAGCCAACATTGGCTTGGTTGTGATCATCTTGGTCGCGATATTTTATCGCGTTTGCTTTATGGTATCCGCTCTACCCTGTTTTTATCCTTACTGACCATGATCATCACTATCGTAGTTGGTAGTCTAATCGGCCTTATCTCAGGTTATCAACGAGGCAAACTTGATGAATGCATTATGCGCCTTTGTGATATTATGCTGTCATTTCCTAGCCAAGTAATGATTTTAGCGATTGTTGGTGTATTAGGCGTAGGTATTGAAAACGTCATTATAGCCAATATTGTGGTTAAATGGGCATGGTATAGCCGCATGATTCGTAGTTCAGTCATTAAATATAGCCGAAAAAATTATATTCTTTTTTCACGCGCAATTGGCGCACCACATTCGTTTATTATTTGCCGTCATTTATTACCTAATGTTATGTCAGAGCTGGTGGTATTAGCAACCTTAGATACAGGTTGGGTTATTTTAAATATCTCAGCACTATCCTTTATTGGATTAGGTGTTCAAGCACCTACTGCCGAGTGGGGGTTAATGTTAAGCGAAGCGAAAAATGTCATGACTCAACATCCGATGCAGATGGTCTATCCTGGTATCGCAATTTTAATTGTCGTTGCAGCATTTAATATGTTAGGTGATTGTTTAAGAGATATTTTAGATCCAAAGGACAAAAAGCATGAGTAG
- the nikA gene encoding nickel ABC transporter substrate-binding protein, whose product MSFNFPHLKKLFIFLMLSCFSLNCLAKDDITFANFRDIRDLNPHLYSGEMWAQNMLYESLVHYNEDGTFSPWLAESWTITNEGKTYTFKLRKDVTFSDGAKFDAHSAKLNWDAVLSNKVRHTWLEMVRLITEVKAVDDYTLEVNLSEPYYPFMIEIAVTRPMRFISPNSMIDGETKNGVKSYIGTGPYVLGDHKKDQYAVFNANPTYWGTKPLLKKVTMKVIADNQSRLMALEKGEIDLIYGKNMVDADSFERFSSMDKFQTLMSKPVSSRIVLMNTTKSQLSDVNVRQAIEHIINKKDISEGIFNNSEAPADTLMATNIPYANIGLKPYVYDTKLAETLLDKAGWLKVKGEDYRQKEGKPFEITLYYDSNTASQKTIAQYMQDEFEQVGLKLNIHGEEEQGYRDRQKAGDFDMVFDISWGTPYDPQSFLSGMKLPVYGDYMAQQGLKEKPQIDESISKALISTAEKERQDLFRYVLETLHNQAVYIPLTYERNRAIAVKSLKGIEFAPSQFDIPFEKMHF is encoded by the coding sequence ATGTCTTTTAACTTCCCTCATTTAAAAAAATTATTTATCTTCTTAATGTTAAGTTGCTTTAGTTTAAATTGTTTAGCCAAAGATGATATTACTTTCGCAAACTTTCGTGATATTCGTGATTTAAATCCACATTTATATTCAGGTGAAATGTGGGCGCAAAATATGTTGTATGAATCATTAGTTCACTATAATGAAGATGGCACTTTTTCTCCATGGTTGGCAGAAAGCTGGACTATTACTAACGAAGGTAAAACTTACACCTTTAAATTAAGAAAAGACGTCACATTTAGTGATGGAGCAAAATTTGATGCGCACAGTGCCAAACTGAATTGGGATGCCGTGTTATCCAACAAAGTTCGTCATACTTGGTTAGAAATGGTGCGTTTAATAACCGAAGTCAAAGCAGTCGATGATTATACTCTTGAGGTTAATCTTTCTGAGCCTTACTACCCTTTCATGATTGAAATTGCCGTCACTCGCCCTATGCGATTTATTTCCCCAAATTCTATGATTGATGGTGAAACTAAAAATGGCGTGAAATCTTATATTGGTACCGGCCCATATGTTTTAGGTGATCATAAGAAAGATCAGTATGCAGTATTTAATGCCAATCCAACTTATTGGGGTACTAAACCGTTACTGAAAAAAGTGACTATGAAAGTAATCGCAGATAATCAAAGTCGGCTAATGGCCCTTGAAAAAGGGGAAATAGATTTGATTTATGGTAAAAATATGGTTGATGCGGATTCATTTGAGCGTTTTTCTAGCATGGATAAGTTTCAAACCTTAATGTCTAAACCGGTTTCCAGTCGAATTGTTTTAATGAATACGACAAAAAGCCAATTGAGTGATGTTAATGTCCGCCAAGCTATCGAACATATTATCAATAAGAAAGATATCTCAGAAGGTATTTTTAATAATAGCGAAGCACCAGCGGATACATTGATGGCAACCAATATTCCTTATGCCAACATTGGTTTAAAACCTTATGTCTACGATACAAAATTAGCTGAAACACTACTTGATAAAGCTGGTTGGCTAAAAGTTAAAGGTGAAGATTATCGCCAAAAAGAGGGTAAACCGTTTGAGATCACTCTTTATTATGATAGTAATACTGCCTCTCAAAAAACCATTGCACAATATATGCAAGACGAATTTGAGCAAGTGGGATTAAAGCTTAATATCCATGGTGAAGAAGAGCAAGGTTATCGTGATCGCCAAAAAGCGGGTGATTTTGATATGGTATTCGATATTTCATGGGGAACACCATATGATCCGCAATCATTTTTATCGGGAATGAAATTACCGGTTTATGGTGATTATATGGCGCAACAAGGCTTGAAAGAAAAGCCACAAATTGATGAGAGTATTAGTAAAGCATTAATTTCAACTGCTGAAAAAGAGCGGCAAGATCTATTCCGTTATGTACTAGAAACGCTGCACAATCAGGCCGTTTATATCCCATTAACTTATGAACGTAATCGTGCTATTGCAGTTAAATCATTAAAAGGAATTGAATTCGCTCCTTCTCAATTTGATATTCCATTTGAGAAAATGCATTTTTAA
- a CDS encoding MATE family efflux transporter produces the protein MANSSTSNQQYQFSDYLKLVIPFVLSTITTPLLGVVDTALVGHLPNPAFIAGIAIGTVIFNTIYWLFGFLRVSTTGFAAQALDNILLLKSSLIRPLFIAIFLGLVFIIFQKFIFSASMQIIKPNQEVQHYADSYFSVLIWGAPFVLINYVLVGWLMGISKVKAVLFLQVFINVLNIIMAMLFVWWFRWDIKGVAFATLIAQISCSLIGILFIYRYLPKTHQKTDLKAILSWKSLKGVILVNTNLMIRTICLLIVTNHFISIGSTFDTEVLAANAVLFQIHYMMAYLFDGFANASSVFSGRAKGNQNMDLYNQTLRWSLQACFICPIIIIAIWLAFDASIIKLLTNQPEIINLTLQYQSWLIIFPIVAAGGLIYYGVFSGISYTSSIRDSMLLALLLWLIAQYFAVPIWGNHGLWLAYSLFSFGRTIFLIIWIKKSRSYITA, from the coding sequence ATGGCAAACTCATCAACATCAAATCAACAATATCAGTTTAGCGATTATCTTAAATTGGTGATCCCCTTTGTACTGTCTACTATTACCACCCCCCTACTTGGCGTAGTTGATACCGCTTTAGTTGGTCATTTACCTAATCCAGCTTTTATTGCTGGCATTGCCATAGGAACAGTAATATTCAATACCATTTACTGGTTATTTGGTTTTTTAAGAGTCAGTACCACAGGTTTCGCAGCCCAAGCCTTGGATAACATATTGTTACTAAAATCTTCGCTTATTCGCCCCCTGTTTATTGCGATTTTTTTAGGTTTGGTATTTATTATTTTTCAAAAGTTCATTTTTTCTGCTTCAATGCAGATCATCAAGCCTAATCAAGAAGTTCAACACTATGCTGATAGCTATTTTTCCGTGTTAATTTGGGGGGCACCTTTTGTACTTATCAATTATGTATTAGTTGGTTGGTTAATGGGTATCTCTAAAGTAAAAGCAGTATTATTTTTACAAGTTTTCATCAATGTACTTAATATTATAATGGCGATGCTTTTTGTCTGGTGGTTTCGTTGGGACATCAAAGGCGTCGCATTCGCAACCTTAATCGCCCAAATAAGTTGTTCTTTAATCGGGATTTTGTTCATCTATCGATATCTACCTAAAACCCATCAAAAAACCGACTTAAAAGCAATTTTGTCATGGAAATCCTTAAAAGGAGTCATTTTAGTCAATACCAATCTAATGATAAGGACTATCTGTTTATTAATCGTCACCAATCATTTTATTTCGATTGGCTCAACATTCGATACCGAAGTATTGGCCGCTAATGCCGTCTTATTCCAGATCCATTACATGATGGCGTATCTGTTTGATGGTTTTGCTAATGCATCAAGTGTATTTAGTGGTCGCGCGAAGGGTAATCAAAATATGGATCTCTATAACCAAACTCTACGCTGGTCATTGCAAGCCTGTTTTATTTGCCCAATTATAATAATTGCTATTTGGTTAGCGTTTGACGCCTCAATTATCAAGCTACTTACTAATCAACCGGAAATTATAAATCTTACTCTGCAATATCAATCATGGTTAATTATATTCCCTATCGTTGCCGCGGGTGGATTGATCTATTATGGTGTTTTTTCAGGTATTAGTTACACTTCATCAATCCGTGATTCAATGTTATTAGCGTTATTGCTTTGGTTGATAGCACAATATTTTGCAGTGCCAATTTGGGGAAATCATGGATTATGGCTGGCCTACAGTTTATTTAGTTTTGGCCGAACAATATTTTTAATTATTTGGATTAAAAAATCGCGCAGCTACATTACTGCTTAA
- a CDS encoding ABC transporter ATP-binding protein, whose protein sequence is MSSSLLEVNKLTVTLDNGNKLLDDVSFKINRHSCLGIVGESGSGKSLTCKAIIGLLEPYFNVSGQILFKSHQAKLTLANNGDLLQQNKQTLKQIRGKVISIILQHPMSAFDPLYCIGKQVVETLQAHQVISKKQAMTKALEMIENIGLNNPQEIYRKYPHQLSGGMLQRVMIGLALMLEPELIIADEPTTALDSISQFHILKMFTEIKQNSKTTVIFISHDLGVIHHIADDIIVMNKGKIVETGSREQIFYHPQHDYTRYLIDTRKQLLNKFNAIIGFNNPNLITETT, encoded by the coding sequence ATGAGTAGCTCGCTATTAGAAGTGAATAAACTTACGGTTACCCTCGACAATGGTAACAAGCTATTAGATGATGTCTCATTTAAAATTAATCGTCATTCATGTTTAGGTATCGTTGGTGAAAGTGGCAGTGGCAAAAGTTTAACATGTAAAGCCATTATCGGATTATTAGAGCCCTATTTTAATGTGTCAGGTCAAATATTATTTAAGTCACACCAAGCTAAACTAACCTTAGCTAATAATGGTGATCTATTACAACAGAATAAACAGACCTTAAAGCAGATACGTGGTAAGGTAATTTCGATAATACTACAACATCCTATGAGTGCCTTCGATCCGTTATATTGTATTGGCAAGCAAGTGGTTGAAACACTACAAGCGCATCAAGTTATTAGCAAAAAGCAAGCCATGACAAAAGCGTTAGAAATGATTGAAAATATTGGCCTTAATAATCCACAAGAGATCTATAGAAAATATCCTCATCAATTAAGTGGTGGCATGTTACAGAGAGTAATGATTGGTTTGGCATTGATGCTTGAACCTGAACTCATCATTGCTGATGAACCTACTACAGCACTCGATTCAATTAGCCAATTTCATATTTTAAAAATGTTTACCGAGATAAAACAGAACTCGAAAACAACCGTGATTTTTATTTCTCATGATTTAGGTGTGATTCATCATATTGCTGATGATATTATTGTGATGAATAAAGGAAAGATTGTGGAAACGGGTAGTCGTGAACAAATTTTTTACCATCCTCAACATGACTATACGCGTTACTTGATAGATACACGTAAACAGTTATTAAATAAGTTCAATGCTATTATTGGTTTCAATAATCCAAATTTGATTACGGAGACAACTTAA
- a CDS encoding ABC transporter ATP-binding protein gives MPPLLHVENVKKSFLQPNQNLFSRTKNTVINGVSFELKQGECLGIVGESGSGKSTLGKLILGLEKPDSGNIYFNGQDIAKRAWKKSTMRKAISAVFQDYNASVNPYFTASQIIAEPIDIYEKLAKDDRKLRINALLEQVGLDSSFYHRFAHQMSGGQLQRVCIARAIACSPQFILFDEAVSSLDISVQTQILSLLADLQKQLNLTSIFITHDLTTITYLCNKVAFFYKGEIIEYIDSIDKLNQVKNPYSIQLLESVLGF, from the coding sequence ATGCCACCGTTATTACACGTTGAAAATGTAAAAAAGTCTTTTTTGCAGCCGAATCAGAATCTATTTAGCCGAACAAAAAATACCGTTATCAATGGCGTTTCATTCGAGCTAAAACAAGGTGAATGTCTTGGCATTGTTGGCGAAAGTGGTAGTGGCAAAAGTACCTTAGGTAAACTGATTTTAGGTTTAGAAAAACCTGATAGTGGTAATATCTATTTTAATGGCCAAGATATAGCTAAACGGGCGTGGAAAAAGTCAACAATGCGTAAAGCTATCAGTGCGGTATTTCAAGATTATAATGCCTCGGTCAATCCGTATTTTACTGCATCCCAAATCATTGCTGAACCAATTGATATCTATGAAAAACTAGCCAAAGATGACCGTAAGCTGCGTATTAACGCTTTATTAGAACAAGTCGGTTTAGATAGCTCTTTTTATCATCGTTTTGCTCACCAAATGAGTGGTGGTCAATTACAGCGTGTTTGCATTGCCAGAGCAATTGCCTGCTCTCCGCAATTTATCTTATTTGATGAAGCTGTGAGTTCATTAGATATCTCAGTACAAACCCAAATATTGTCACTACTTGCCGATTTACAAAAGCAACTCAATCTTACCAGTATTTTTATCACCCATGACCTAACCACCATTACTTATCTTTGTAACAAAGTGGCATTTTTTTATAAAGGTGAGATCATTGAATATATTGATAGTATAGATAAACTTAATCAAGTCAAAAACCCTTACTCTATCCAACTTCTCGAATCAGTTTTAGGTTTTTAA
- the clcA gene encoding H(+)/Cl(-) exchange transporter ClcA → MKKRIQLYHKIRSFQDKAPLIVLIVAGVIGTITGIVGVLFQYAVNWVISLRKTLLFNLVDNLVINYLLIFAITGTMGGLAYYLVKRFAPESGGSGIPEIEGALLDLRPVRWRSVLPVKFIGGIGALGSGMVLGREGPTVQLGGNIGAMVSDLLKVKNKAYRHTFLATGAAAGITAAFNAPLAGILFIIEEMRPQFRYNLTSIKAIFVGVIMASIMYQFLYNQESVFQIGHFNAVPIESLWLYLLLGTFFGVIGVLSNKCILTLQERFKQFYQFNQYYFVITGFCLAGLFGVMSFIIPEITGSGFDFIPNAVAGNYAINSLIMILCLRFITTVLCFSSGAPGGIFAPTLALGTTVGIAFGVIAQQIYPNYHIELGACAIIGMGGLFAATVRAPLTGIVLVMEMSDNYQLILPMIITCLGATLIAQALGGMPLYTSILEKILLRNKLQSDNTTQLTASNS, encoded by the coding sequence ATCAAAAAAAGAATTCAACTTTATCATAAAATACGTAGTTTTCAGGATAAAGCCCCACTAATCGTACTAATAGTTGCCGGTGTTATCGGCACTATCACTGGTATTGTTGGCGTATTATTTCAATATGCGGTGAATTGGGTAATCTCACTGCGTAAAACATTATTATTTAATCTGGTCGACAATCTAGTAATTAATTATCTATTAATCTTTGCTATCACTGGGACAATGGGTGGGTTAGCTTACTATTTGGTCAAACGTTTTGCACCAGAATCTGGCGGTTCAGGTATACCAGAAATTGAAGGTGCATTACTTGATTTACGTCCAGTTCGTTGGCGATCTGTCCTACCTGTTAAATTTATTGGTGGCATCGGTGCTTTGGGCTCTGGTATGGTGTTAGGTCGTGAAGGCCCTACGGTTCAACTCGGTGGTAATATTGGTGCAATGGTTTCCGATCTGCTTAAAGTTAAAAATAAAGCTTATCGACATACTTTTTTAGCAACGGGAGCCGCCGCTGGCATTACTGCAGCTTTTAACGCGCCGTTAGCTGGAATACTGTTTATTATAGAAGAGATGCGCCCACAATTTCGCTATAATTTGACCTCAATAAAAGCGATTTTTGTTGGCGTTATTATGGCCAGCATTATGTATCAATTTTTATATAATCAGGAATCAGTCTTTCAGATCGGTCATTTTAATGCCGTTCCTATTGAATCTTTATGGTTATATCTCCTATTAGGGACTTTTTTTGGCGTTATTGGTGTTTTATCAAATAAATGCATATTAACTTTACAAGAGCGATTCAAACAGTTTTATCAATTTAATCAATACTACTTTGTAATCACTGGATTTTGCTTAGCAGGATTATTTGGTGTGATGAGTTTTATCATTCCAGAAATAACTGGTAGCGGTTTTGATTTTATTCCTAATGCAGTTGCAGGTAATTATGCAATTAATAGTTTGATAATGATTTTATGCTTGCGCTTTATCACTACCGTTTTATGCTTTAGTTCCGGCGCTCCAGGTGGCATTTTTGCCCCAACTTTAGCCCTAGGGACAACGGTTGGGATCGCTTTTGGTGTGATAGCACAACAAATTTACCCCAATTATCATATTGAACTTGGTGCTTGCGCTATCATTGGAATGGGAGGATTATTTGCAGCAACCGTACGTGCGCCACTCACAGGGATTGTCTTGGTAATGGAAATGTCAGATAACTATCAGCTTATTTTACCGATGATTATTACTTGCTTAGGTGCAACACTCATAGCCCAAGCGCTAGGAGGAATGCCACTATATACGTCTATTTTGGAAAAAATCTTATTAAGAAACAAACTTCAATCAGATAACACGACTCAGCTAACAGCAAGTAATTCTTGA